From a single Vitis vinifera cultivar Pinot Noir 40024 chromosome 18, ASM3070453v1 genomic region:
- the LOC109121393 gene encoding abscisic acid 8'-hydroxylase 3 — MELSMLMILALASVFLLSCFLLLHSWASPKAMETIPGTLGWPIVGESFSFISEFSSPLGIYNFMKTRQERYGKVFKSLVLGRFTVFMTGREASKILLTGKDGMVSLNLFYTGKQVLGPTSLLQTTGEAHKRLRHLIAEPLSLDGLKKHFQFINTLAIETLDQWAGRKVLVLEEASTFTLKVIGNMIMSLEPTGEEQEKFRANFKIISSSFASLPFKIPGTAFHRGMKARDRMYVMLDSIIQRRRNGKEYRQDFLESLIKKHSKEGGDKEDDDNKLTDNQLKDNILTLLVAGHDTTTAALTWLIKFLEENPPVLEHLREEHKEIQANGNGGTNLTWTEVSHMPYTNKVINETLRRATILPWFSRKAAQDFKIDGYQIKKGWSVNLDVVSIHHDPEVFPDPQKFNPSRFDAILRPFSFLGFGSGPRMCPGINLARLEISIFIHHLVCRYKWRPLEKDDSVQATLVRMPKNKYPILVDPL, encoded by the exons ATGGAGCTAAGCATGTTGATGATCTTGGCGTTGGCGTCGGTGTTCCTGCTCTCGTGTTTTCTCTTGCTGCATTCATGGGCTTCACCAAAAGCAATGGAGACCATCCCTGGCACCTTGGGTTGGCCTATTGTAGGGGAAAGCTTCTCATTCATCTCTGAATTTTCGAGTCCACTGGGTATTTACAACTTTATGAAGACAAGGCAGGAAAG GTATGGAAAGGTGTTTAAATCTTTGGTGTTGGGGAGATTCACTGTCTTTATGACCGGGAGGGAAGCAAGCAAGATATTGTTGACAGGAAAAGATGGGATGGTGAGCTTGAACCTCTTCTATACTGGGAAGCAGGTGCTAGGCCCCACTAGCTTACTCCAAACCACTGGTGAAGCACACAAGCGCCTTAGGCATCTAATCGCTGAGCCTCTATCACTTGATGGCCTAAAAAAGCATTTCCAGTTCATCAACACTCTGGCAATTGAAACATTGGATCAGTGGGCTGGAAGAAAAGTGTTGGTTCTTGAAGAGGCTTCTACA TTCACTCTCAAGGTGATAGGAAACATGATAATGAGCCTGGAGCCCACTGGTGAGGAACAAGAAAAATTTCGGGCTAATTTCAAAATCATCTCCTCCTCATTTGCATCCTTGCCATTCAAAATTCCAGGAACAGCTTTTCATCGCGGTATGAAG GCTCGTGATAGGATGTATGTCATGTTAGACTCGATAATTCAGAGAAGGAGAAATGGCAAAGAATACCGACAAGATTTCTTGGAATCTCTAATAAAGAAGCATAGCAAAGAAGGCGGGGACAAAGAAGATGACGATAACAAACTCACAGATAATCAATTGAAGGACAATATATTGACTCTGCTAGTTGCAGGCCATGATACCACAACTGCTGCACTCACATGGCTCATCAAATTCCTTGAAGAAAATCCACCTGTTTTGGAACATCTTAGA GAGGAACATAAGGAAATTCAAGCTAATGGGAATGGTGGAACAAATCTCACCTGGACTGAAGTCAGTCACATGCCTTACACAAACAAA GTGATTAATGAAACACTCCGGAGAGCCACAATTCTGCCTTGGTTTTCAAGAAAAGCTGCTCAGGACTTCAAGATTGATG GATACCAAATCAAGAAAGGATGGTCTGTTAACTTGGATGTTGTTTCTATTCACCATGATCCGGAAGTTTTCCCAGATCCTCAGAAGTTCAATCCCTCCAGATTTGAT GCAATCCTGAGGCCTTTCAGCTTCCTTGGATTTGGTAGTGGACCTCGTATGTGTCCTGGAATCAACCTGGCCAGACTGGAAATCTCCATTTTCATTCACCACCTGGTCTGCAGATACAA GTGGAGACCTCTTGAGAAGGATGACTCTGTCCAGGCAACGCTTGTCCGAATGCCAAAGAATAAGTACCCAATTTTGGTTGACCCACTGTAA